The Burkholderia ambifaria AMMD genome has a segment encoding these proteins:
- a CDS encoding LysR family transcriptional regulator encodes MNWDNARFFLALARTGTLRGAAAQLNVDQATVGRRIAALEDELSARLFLRTPALYVLTTAGEALLEPAETMERASLTIERRVMGLDEQLAGTVRIATTDSLGKRFVIPAIARLRRRHAGIDVVCVTSTEIANLTRREADLAIRTLRPESPDLIVRRLGHLETGIYASRHYLAERGEPVAGSAFDGHDLVMYQQPVMPTMWDALCGEPTSRGRVMFQTSSTMMLVEAALAGLGIAELPCFRAEAEPELVRLMARRCNHFDVWLVAHADLYKTARVQAVIEAVVEEFATAAPSTR; translated from the coding sequence ATGAACTGGGACAATGCCCGCTTCTTCCTGGCCCTGGCACGCACCGGCACGCTTCGCGGCGCCGCGGCGCAACTGAACGTCGATCAGGCGACGGTGGGGCGCCGGATCGCCGCGCTCGAAGACGAGCTCTCGGCCCGCCTGTTTCTCCGAACCCCGGCCCTCTACGTGCTGACGACCGCAGGCGAAGCGTTGCTCGAACCGGCCGAAACGATGGAACGGGCGTCGCTCACGATCGAACGGCGCGTGATGGGGCTCGACGAGCAGCTGGCGGGAACCGTGCGCATTGCCACGACCGACTCGCTCGGCAAGCGTTTCGTGATTCCCGCCATCGCCCGCTTGCGGCGCAGGCATGCCGGCATCGACGTCGTGTGCGTGACGTCGACCGAAATCGCCAATCTCACGCGCCGCGAAGCGGATCTCGCGATTCGCACGTTGCGGCCGGAATCGCCGGACCTGATCGTCAGGCGGCTCGGACATCTCGAAACGGGCATCTATGCATCGCGCCACTACCTGGCCGAGCGCGGCGAACCGGTCGCGGGCAGCGCGTTCGACGGACACGATCTGGTGATGTACCAGCAGCCGGTGATGCCGACGATGTGGGACGCGCTATGCGGCGAACCGACTTCGCGCGGCCGCGTGATGTTCCAGACATCGTCGACGATGATGCTGGTCGAGGCCGCGCTTGCAGGGCTCGGCATTGCCGAGCTGCCGTGCTTCCGCGCCGAAGCCGAGCCGGAACTGGTGCGTCTCATGGCCCGGCGATGCAATCATTTCGACGTGTGGCTCGTCGCCCATGCCGATCTCTACAAGACCGCGCGCGTGCAGGCCGTGATCGAAGCCGTCGTCGAAGAATTCGCAACCGCCGCGCCATCCACGCGGTAA
- a CDS encoding MAPEG family protein — protein sequence MTTSQLCLFIVALLPFPLTFLAKARKGYDNHTPREYLAKLEGWRARAQAAHQNAWEALALFTAALVVAWHNGANAHHVDQIAMGFVAIRVVYTLMYLLNWAALRSLVWFGGMVCVVALFFAAP from the coding sequence ATGACCACGTCCCAGCTGTGCCTGTTCATCGTCGCGCTGTTGCCGTTCCCGCTGACGTTCCTGGCCAAGGCCCGCAAGGGTTACGACAACCACACGCCGCGCGAGTACCTGGCGAAGCTCGAAGGATGGCGCGCGCGGGCGCAGGCCGCGCACCAGAATGCGTGGGAAGCGCTCGCGCTGTTCACCGCCGCGCTGGTCGTCGCGTGGCATAACGGCGCGAATGCGCACCATGTCGACCAGATCGCGATGGGATTCGTCGCGATCCGCGTCGTCTACACGCTGATGTACCTGCTGAACTGGGCGGCGCTGCGCTCGCTCGTGTGGTTCGGTGGAATGGTGTGCGTCGTCGCGCTGTTCTTCGCGGCGCCGTGA
- a CDS encoding ABC transporter ATP-binding protein — protein MYFDRRLWAMMAGLRWRVAAAVALGLLAMGVGILRFVFLGRVLALVFSGAPARTIGEAVVATSACVLLRAWLDHRRTVLAQHTAGRVQATLRARLFDRIAALGPAWFSGERTGGVMLAVVDGVEQLQTFFGVYLPQLVIAACAPVMIFAVLAWWDVPTAAILLVAALVTLALPQLVHRADRRAALARSAAFKAFGEEFLDAVQGLPTLKAFGQGTAFGAKLAAKARALSDSTFWVLALGLLTRLFTDLGTGLGAAAAIAVGAWRVRHGDMSLEALLIVLMAGSEIFRPLRDLRAVLHQGMIGQSAANAIHALLDAGSRAPAADAPRMTDLRAEIAFDGVSFAYPGRRADAHAALSFSVREGETVAIVGPSGAGKSTIVRLLLRQHDVQGGAVRIGGHDVRTLDADQVREMIAVVAQDATLFDGSVADNLRLGRPDASDADMIAAARAANAHDFISALPDGYATRIGERGLMLSGGQRQRLAIARALLRDAPILLLDEALSSVDAENEALIQQALDRLTRGRTTLVLAHRLSSVIGADRILVLDQGQVVDEGTHAALIARDGPYRRLMGPQLEAVAESVGVATTAGATARASSGPQVRPLNDDAGTIGWPETLQTLLRFVRPWQGKVVLTVLFGIGRVLAFIGVGVIGAMVVGAVSAGHASPVLVVALLVIAPVAAVLHWLESWLAHDMAYRLLAEMRIALFATLERLAPAGLLHRRSGDLVSLATQDVETVEYFYAHTLAPAFVAVLVPAAVLVLLASVAWPLALVLLPFLLWAGLAPVLARRDVDRLGTGAREALGQLGAHVTETIQGLAELTAFQAIARRRAAFVAEVDAYRKQRAKLLDDLSKQSAALEIASWLGGLTVAALGALLCARGWFPRESLPLLVLVAVAAFMPVAEIGQVARQLADTIASTRRLRALEKEPMTVTDGTHAMPGNPAVRFEAVSFTYPGRGVPAIDRVSFEVPPGSTVALVGASGAGKSTVASLLLRFWDPQQGRVTLGGVDLRDLRLDDLRQHIALVAQDTYLFNDTLEANIRLAANDASDADVRRAIDHAALGEFVARLPDGLATRVGERGVQLSGGQRQRVAIARAFLKDAPVLILDEATSHLDTISEQQIRAALEDLMTQRTSIIIAHRLSTVRNADLILVIEQGSVIEAGRHAELMARQGAYARLVSHQASGVAA, from the coding sequence ATGTATTTCGACCGACGACTATGGGCCATGATGGCGGGACTGCGCTGGCGGGTGGCCGCGGCCGTTGCGCTTGGGCTGCTCGCGATGGGTGTCGGCATCCTCCGTTTCGTGTTTCTCGGCCGCGTGCTGGCGCTGGTCTTTTCCGGCGCACCGGCGCGCACCATCGGTGAAGCCGTCGTTGCAACGTCGGCCTGCGTGCTGCTGCGTGCGTGGCTCGATCATCGCCGCACGGTGCTCGCGCAGCACACGGCCGGGCGCGTGCAGGCCACGCTGCGCGCGCGCCTGTTCGACCGGATCGCCGCGCTCGGCCCCGCATGGTTCAGCGGCGAACGCACGGGCGGCGTGATGCTGGCCGTCGTCGACGGCGTCGAGCAACTGCAGACCTTCTTCGGCGTCTACCTGCCTCAGCTCGTAATTGCCGCGTGCGCGCCGGTGATGATCTTCGCGGTGCTCGCGTGGTGGGACGTGCCGACGGCCGCGATCCTGCTGGTCGCGGCGCTCGTCACGCTCGCGCTGCCGCAGCTCGTGCATCGCGCCGACCGGCGCGCGGCGCTCGCACGCTCGGCCGCCTTCAAGGCATTCGGCGAGGAGTTTCTCGACGCGGTGCAGGGCTTGCCGACGCTGAAGGCGTTCGGGCAGGGCACCGCGTTCGGCGCGAAGCTGGCCGCGAAGGCGCGCGCGCTGTCCGACAGCACGTTCTGGGTGCTCGCGCTCGGCCTGCTGACGCGGCTCTTCACCGATCTCGGCACTGGCCTCGGCGCGGCCGCGGCGATCGCGGTCGGTGCATGGCGCGTGCGGCACGGCGACATGAGCCTCGAGGCGCTGCTGATCGTGCTGATGGCCGGCAGCGAAATCTTCCGGCCGCTGCGCGACCTGCGTGCCGTACTGCACCAGGGGATGATCGGCCAGTCGGCGGCGAATGCGATCCACGCGCTGCTCGACGCGGGCAGCCGCGCGCCGGCCGCCGACGCGCCGCGCATGACGGACCTGCGCGCGGAGATCGCGTTCGACGGCGTCAGCTTCGCGTATCCGGGGCGTCGCGCGGACGCGCATGCGGCGCTGAGCTTCTCGGTTCGCGAAGGCGAGACGGTGGCGATCGTCGGGCCGAGCGGCGCGGGCAAGTCGACCATCGTGCGCCTGCTGCTGCGCCAGCACGACGTGCAGGGCGGGGCCGTCCGCATCGGGGGCCACGATGTGCGTACGCTCGACGCCGACCAGGTGCGCGAGATGATCGCGGTGGTCGCGCAGGATGCGACGCTGTTCGACGGCAGCGTCGCCGACAACCTGCGGCTCGGCCGCCCGGACGCGAGCGACGCGGACATGATCGCGGCCGCGCGCGCCGCCAACGCGCATGATTTCATCTCGGCGCTGCCCGACGGCTACGCGACGCGCATCGGCGAGCGCGGGCTCATGTTGTCGGGCGGCCAGCGCCAGCGCCTCGCGATTGCCCGGGCGCTGCTGCGCGATGCGCCGATCCTGCTGCTCGACGAGGCACTGTCGTCGGTCGATGCGGAAAACGAAGCGCTGATTCAGCAGGCGCTCGACCGGCTCACGCGCGGGCGGACGACGCTCGTGCTCGCGCACCGCCTGTCCAGCGTGATCGGCGCCGACCGCATCCTGGTGCTCGACCAGGGGCAGGTGGTCGACGAGGGCACGCACGCGGCGCTGATCGCGCGCGACGGCCCGTATCGCCGGCTGATGGGGCCGCAACTGGAAGCGGTTGCCGAATCCGTCGGCGTGGCGACGACGGCCGGTGCGACCGCGCGCGCGTCGTCGGGCCCGCAGGTGCGGCCGCTGAACGACGATGCCGGGACGATCGGCTGGCCGGAAACCTTGCAGACGCTGCTGCGGTTCGTGCGTCCGTGGCAGGGCAAGGTCGTGCTGACCGTGCTGTTCGGCATTGGTCGCGTGCTCGCGTTCATCGGCGTCGGCGTGATCGGCGCGATGGTGGTCGGCGCGGTGTCGGCCGGCCACGCGAGCCCTGTGCTCGTCGTCGCGCTGCTCGTAATCGCGCCGGTGGCGGCCGTGCTGCATTGGCTTGAATCGTGGCTCGCGCACGACATGGCGTACCGGCTGCTCGCGGAAATGCGCATCGCGCTGTTCGCGACGCTCGAACGCCTCGCACCGGCCGGGCTGCTGCATCGCCGTTCGGGCGATCTCGTCTCGCTCGCGACGCAGGATGTCGAGACCGTCGAATACTTCTACGCGCACACGCTGGCGCCCGCGTTCGTCGCGGTGCTCGTGCCGGCAGCCGTGCTGGTGCTGCTGGCGTCGGTCGCGTGGCCGCTCGCGCTCGTGCTGCTGCCGTTCCTGTTGTGGGCCGGGCTGGCGCCCGTGCTGGCGCGGCGCGACGTCGACCGGCTCGGCACCGGCGCGCGCGAAGCGCTCGGCCAGCTCGGCGCGCACGTGACCGAAACGATCCAGGGGCTGGCGGAGCTCACCGCGTTCCAGGCGATCGCGCGCCGGCGCGCGGCGTTCGTGGCCGAGGTCGATGCGTACCGCAAGCAGCGCGCGAAGCTGCTCGACGACCTGTCGAAGCAAAGCGCCGCGCTGGAAATCGCGAGCTGGCTCGGCGGCCTGACCGTCGCGGCGCTTGGCGCGCTGCTGTGTGCGCGTGGCTGGTTTCCGCGCGAGTCGTTGCCGCTGCTGGTGCTGGTTGCCGTGGCCGCGTTCATGCCGGTTGCCGAAATCGGCCAGGTTGCGCGCCAGCTAGCCGACACGATCGCGTCGACGCGCCGGTTGCGCGCGCTGGAGAAGGAGCCCATGACCGTGACGGACGGCACGCACGCGATGCCCGGCAATCCGGCGGTGCGTTTCGAGGCAGTGTCGTTCACGTATCCGGGCCGCGGCGTGCCAGCCATCGACCGCGTGAGCTTCGAGGTGCCGCCCGGCAGCACGGTTGCGCTGGTCGGCGCGTCGGGCGCCGGCAAGTCGACGGTCGCGAGCCTGCTGCTGCGCTTCTGGGATCCGCAGCAGGGCCGCGTGACGCTTGGCGGCGTCGACTTGCGCGACCTGCGGCTCGACGACCTGCGCCAGCACATCGCGCTGGTTGCGCAGGATACCTACCTGTTCAACGACACGCTCGAAGCGAACATCCGGCTCGCCGCGAACGATGCGTCCGACGCGGACGTGCGGCGTGCGATCGATCATGCGGCGCTCGGCGAATTCGTCGCACGGCTGCCGGACGGGCTCGCGACGCGTGTCGGCGAGCGCGGCGTGCAGCTGTCGGGCGGCCAGCGCCAGCGTGTCGCGATCGCGCGCGCGTTCCTGAAGGATGCGCCCGTGCTGATCCTCGACGAGGCAACGTCCCATCTGGACACGATCAGCGAGCAGCAGATTCGTGCGGCGCTGGAAGACCTGATGACGCAGCGCACGTCGATCATCATCGCGCACCGGCTGTCGACCGTGCGCAATGCCGACCTGATCCTCGTGATCGAGCAGGGCAGCGTGATCGAGGCCGGACGGCATGCGGAACTGATGGCGCGGCAGGGTGCGTATGCGCGGCTCGTGTCGCATCAGGCGAGCGGAGTGGCGGCGTGA
- the alr gene encoding alanine racemase produces MPRPIVAHVRPDAVRHNLDFIRRTAAQSRVWAVIKANAYGHGIERIYPGLAAADGIALLDLDEAVRVRELGWDKPVLLLEGIFEPADVELADRHRLTVAVHCDEQLDLLIAAKPRQPLDIQLKMNSGMNRLGYRPYAFRAAWERAAAAPSIGKITLMMHFANADEGEVDWQLEQFDAATAGIPGERSASNSAAVLWHPRAHRDWVRPGTILYGASPTGAAGHIADTPLMPAMTLTSKIIGVQTLAPDETVGYGRRFTADRPMRIGVVACGYADGYPRHAPTGTPIAVDGMMTRVVGRVSMDMLTVDLTPCPNAGIGSSVELWGDQVKVDDVAEASGTIGYELMCALARRVPVVIVPPGASEVQPLLRTGSHGR; encoded by the coding sequence ATGCCCCGTCCCATCGTCGCCCATGTCCGTCCGGACGCCGTCCGCCACAACCTCGACTTCATCCGCCGCACCGCCGCGCAATCGCGCGTGTGGGCCGTGATCAAGGCCAACGCATACGGTCACGGGATCGAACGGATCTACCCGGGCCTCGCGGCCGCCGACGGCATCGCGCTGCTCGATCTCGACGAAGCCGTACGCGTGCGCGAGCTCGGCTGGGACAAGCCGGTGCTGCTGCTCGAAGGGATCTTCGAGCCGGCGGACGTCGAACTGGCCGATCGCCACCGGCTGACGGTGGCCGTGCACTGCGACGAACAGCTCGACCTGCTGATCGCCGCGAAGCCGCGACAGCCGCTCGACATCCAGTTGAAGATGAACTCGGGGATGAACCGGCTCGGCTACCGGCCGTACGCGTTCCGCGCCGCGTGGGAACGCGCGGCGGCCGCGCCGTCGATCGGCAAGATCACGCTGATGATGCATTTCGCGAACGCCGACGAAGGCGAAGTCGACTGGCAGCTCGAGCAGTTCGACGCGGCCACGGCCGGGATTCCGGGCGAGCGCTCGGCGTCGAATTCGGCGGCCGTGCTGTGGCATCCGCGCGCGCACCGCGACTGGGTGCGGCCCGGCACGATCCTGTACGGCGCGTCGCCGACCGGCGCGGCGGGGCACATCGCCGACACGCCGCTGATGCCCGCGATGACGCTGACCAGCAAGATCATCGGCGTGCAGACGCTCGCGCCGGACGAGACGGTCGGTTACGGTCGCCGCTTCACCGCGGACCGGCCGATGCGGATCGGCGTGGTCGCGTGCGGCTACGCGGACGGCTATCCGCGCCACGCGCCGACCGGCACGCCGATCGCGGTGGACGGCATGATGACGCGCGTCGTCGGCCGCGTGTCGATGGACATGCTGACCGTCGACCTGACGCCGTGCCCGAACGCGGGCATCGGGTCGAGCGTCGAGCTGTGGGGCGATCAGGTGAAGGTCGACGATGTCGCGGAAGCCAGCGGCACGATCGGCTACGAGTTGATGTGCGCGCTCGCACGCCGCGTGCCGGTCGTGATCGTGCCGCCGGGGGCGTCGGAAGTGCAGCCGCTGCTGCGCACGGGCAGCCACGGGCGTTGA
- a CDS encoding C45 family autoproteolytic acyltransferase/hydolase, which yields MPLSLSPVIAGAPFDIGVRLGELARPVFDEYMQQSNAWQAVRRWRGHPFVAALRQAALAAYPDLVAELDGIAAGVGWPADDIFLWNCRGELIHNAPDGCTTLAARDADGTRWIAHNEDGDPYLRERCLLVDVQPQGKPGFISFYYPGSLPGHTFAANRAGIAQAINNLRILTPAAGVPRMILARAVLDATSLDAAADVLRTHARASGFHHTLGATGDARLLSIEASVARCSVVDVARLAGHANHLVHPGCEAEAQIVTQSSGDRQRRVDALTQRIDTIDEAALLRVLGDRAPEGLPIYRDDPTDPDDENTLATAVFAIRDAAIDVTIHQHGTQRFATRIVPSAHARSAS from the coding sequence ATGCCGCTTTCCCTTTCCCCCGTCATCGCCGGCGCGCCGTTCGACATCGGCGTGCGTCTCGGCGAGCTCGCCCGACCCGTGTTCGACGAATACATGCAGCAGAGCAACGCATGGCAGGCCGTGCGGCGCTGGCGCGGTCATCCGTTCGTCGCGGCTCTGCGGCAGGCGGCGCTGGCCGCGTATCCCGATCTCGTCGCGGAACTGGACGGGATCGCGGCGGGTGTCGGCTGGCCGGCCGACGACATCTTCCTGTGGAACTGCCGCGGCGAGCTGATCCACAACGCGCCCGACGGCTGCACGACACTCGCCGCACGCGATGCTGATGGCACGCGCTGGATCGCCCACAACGAGGACGGCGATCCGTATCTGCGCGAGCGTTGCCTGCTCGTCGACGTGCAGCCGCAGGGCAAGCCGGGCTTCATCAGCTTCTATTACCCGGGCTCGCTGCCCGGGCATACGTTCGCCGCGAACCGCGCGGGCATCGCGCAGGCGATCAACAACCTGCGGATCCTGACGCCGGCGGCCGGCGTGCCGCGGATGATCCTCGCGCGCGCGGTGCTCGACGCGACGTCGCTCGATGCGGCTGCCGACGTGCTGCGCACGCATGCGCGCGCGAGCGGCTTTCACCACACGCTCGGCGCGACCGGCGATGCGCGGCTGCTGAGTATCGAGGCGAGCGTCGCGCGGTGCTCGGTGGTCGACGTCGCGCGGCTTGCCGGCCACGCCAACCATCTCGTGCATCCCGGCTGCGAAGCTGAGGCGCAGATCGTCACGCAATCGTCCGGTGATCGCCAGCGCCGCGTCGATGCGCTGACACAGCGCATCGACACGATCGACGAAGCCGCGCTGCTGCGCGTGCTCGGCGATCGCGCACCGGAAGGGCTGCCGATCTATCGCGACGATCCGACCGATCCCGACGACGAGAACACGCTGGCGACCGCGGTGTTCGCCATTCGCGACGCAGCGATCGACGTCACCATCCATCAACACGGCACGCAGCGCTTCGCGACGCGCATCGTGCCGTCCGCGCACGCGCGCAGCGCGTCCTGA
- a CDS encoding LysR family transcriptional regulator: protein MSHLPPLSALRAFEAAVRLGGFARAAVELNVSTSAVSHQIRSLEESLGARLLERSTGLGGISLTPAGARLLPAVSDALARLTDACAEIRGTEQRLTVSANAPFSSMWLARRLAEFSSRHPETPLHAVVLDDEPDFTRSSVDLAIVHVPAHRLRADDDVLMRETVFPVCSPELYPYASGYVCRSRLLQEMHENSPEIDWRNWASEFGLPDDFETKIVRYSSFSQVIGAALGGAGIALGRMPLIEPELRSARLVPLVPGLARDASWRFVLRRHPSTRHRLLDPLIAFLRREAEAPPFVAKIVAPASNDSHARGAGGA, encoded by the coding sequence ATGTCGCACCTTCCTCCCCTCAGCGCACTGCGGGCTTTCGAGGCAGCCGTCCGCCTCGGCGGGTTCGCACGCGCGGCGGTCGAGCTGAACGTGTCGACGAGCGCGGTCAGCCACCAGATCCGTTCTCTCGAGGAATCGCTCGGCGCGCGCCTGCTCGAACGCAGCACGGGGCTCGGCGGCATCAGTCTCACGCCGGCCGGTGCGCGCCTGCTGCCGGCCGTCAGCGACGCGCTGGCGCGCCTGACCGACGCCTGTGCCGAAATTCGCGGCACCGAGCAGCGCCTCACCGTTTCCGCCAACGCGCCGTTTTCGTCGATGTGGCTCGCGCGCCGTCTCGCGGAATTCTCGTCGCGTCATCCCGAAACGCCGCTGCATGCCGTCGTGCTCGACGACGAACCGGATTTCACGCGCAGCAGCGTCGATCTGGCGATCGTGCACGTGCCCGCGCATCGGCTGCGAGCCGACGACGACGTGCTGATGCGGGAGACCGTGTTTCCGGTATGCAGCCCCGAGCTGTATCCGTACGCATCGGGGTACGTGTGCCGCTCGCGGCTGCTGCAGGAAATGCACGAGAACAGCCCCGAGATCGACTGGCGCAACTGGGCCTCGGAATTCGGCTTGCCGGATGACTTCGAGACGAAGATCGTCCGTTACAGCAGCTTCAGCCAGGTGATCGGCGCAGCGCTCGGCGGCGCGGGCATCGCGCTCGGCCGCATGCCGCTCATCGAGCCCGAACTGCGTAGCGCCCGGCTGGTGCCGCTGGTGCCGGGCCTTGCACGCGATGCGTCATGGCGTTTCGTGCTGCGCCGCCACCCGTCGACGCGGCACCGGCTGCTCGATCCGCTGATCGCGTTCCTGCGCCGCGAAGCGGAAGCGCCGCCGTTCGTCGCAAAGATCGTTGCGCCCGCATCCAATGACAGTCACGCAAGGGGCGCGGGCGGCGCGTAG
- a CDS encoding MFS transporter, translating into MTDCNPVSVPVSMTAASRPTAREQRFTLALVAIGMFMAVLDTTIVNVALPAMRTNLGATVAELAWIVDAYTLSFAALILAGGALSDRFGAKHVYLAGLALFVGASAACGVASSVAILVAARFVQGIGAALFLPASLAVVRSTFDVPAERARAIAVWAGIASVAVAVGPVLGGILVDDFGWRSAFLINVPTGALAFAGAAVLVRASVARHARHFDWAGQCIGATALGALCFAVIELPTRGPGAAEVRCALLVAGLAAVVLIVVERRARNPMVPLVWFRNRIFVAMNVMGSLVYVGYFGLLFVLSLYLHGRFGMSARQTGLTLLPFALSLSLGNLLSGKWQGRVHPVRLMANGLGMAALAIPALAVALTLRAPWPVVWAAMAAFGTGTALSVAPMIATVLEQVPADAAGVASGFLNAARQAGSLLGVAIAGAATILLPNLTDALWAIAAVGCVAYATAAFTARTAGTAKGT; encoded by the coding sequence ATGACCGATTGCAATCCCGTTTCCGTTCCCGTATCCATGACGGCAGCGAGCCGCCCGACGGCGCGCGAGCAGCGCTTCACGCTGGCGCTTGTCGCGATCGGAATGTTCATGGCGGTACTCGATACGACGATCGTCAACGTCGCGCTGCCCGCGATGCGCACGAATCTCGGCGCGACGGTCGCGGAACTCGCGTGGATCGTCGACGCGTATACGCTCAGCTTCGCGGCGCTGATCCTCGCGGGCGGCGCGCTGTCCGACCGGTTCGGCGCGAAGCACGTGTATCTCGCGGGGCTGGCGTTGTTCGTCGGCGCATCGGCGGCGTGCGGCGTCGCGTCGTCCGTGGCCATCCTCGTGGCCGCGCGTTTCGTGCAGGGCATCGGCGCCGCACTCTTTTTGCCCGCGTCGCTCGCAGTCGTGCGCAGCACTTTCGACGTGCCTGCCGAGCGGGCGCGCGCGATTGCGGTCTGGGCGGGCATCGCGTCGGTCGCGGTGGCCGTGGGACCGGTGCTGGGCGGCATCCTGGTGGATGATTTCGGCTGGCGCAGCGCTTTCCTGATCAATGTGCCGACCGGCGCGCTCGCCTTCGCCGGGGCGGCGGTGCTCGTCCGGGCGTCGGTCGCGCGGCATGCGCGCCACTTCGATTGGGCCGGCCAGTGCATCGGTGCGACGGCACTCGGCGCACTGTGTTTTGCAGTGATCGAATTGCCGACGCGCGGCCCTGGCGCCGCGGAAGTCCGGTGTGCACTGCTGGTCGCCGGGCTCGCTGCCGTCGTGCTGATCGTCGTCGAGCGGCGCGCCCGCAATCCGATGGTTCCGCTGGTCTGGTTTCGCAATCGTATATTCGTTGCGATGAACGTGATGGGCAGTCTCGTCTATGTCGGCTACTTCGGTCTGCTGTTCGTCCTGAGCCTGTACCTGCACGGGCGCTTCGGCATGAGTGCGCGGCAGACGGGGCTGACGTTGTTGCCGTTTGCGCTGAGTTTGTCGCTTGGCAATCTGTTGTCGGGGAAATGGCAGGGCCGCGTCCACCCGGTCCGGCTGATGGCAAACGGCCTCGGGATGGCGGCGCTGGCCATTCCGGCGCTCGCGGTCGCGCTCACGCTGCGCGCGCCGTGGCCGGTGGTCTGGGCGGCCATGGCCGCCTTCGGCACCGGGACCGCGTTGTCCGTGGCGCCGATGATCGCGACCGTGCTCGAACAGGTGCCTGCGGATGCGGCGGGCGTGGCGTCGGGATTCCTCAATGCGGCGAGACAGGCAGGGAGCCTGCTCGGCGTGGCCATCGCAGGCGCCGCGACGATACTGTTGCCGAATCTGACCGACGCGCTGTGGGCGATCGCGGCGGTCGGCTGTGTCGCCTATGCGACGGCCGCCTTTACCGCGCGGACGGCGGGCACCGCGAAAGGCACGTGA
- a CDS encoding enoyl-CoA hydratase, which translates to MEPDQETAEPILLRDAHDGVVTLRLNRPPQFNALSEAMLASLHDAFESLAADPHVRCVVLAAQGKAFCAGHDLRQMRGKPELDYYRTLFAQCSRVMLAMRALPVPVIARVQGIATAAGCQLVAACDLAIAADTARFAVSGINVGLFCSTPAVALSRNVTAKRAFDMLVTGRFVDAATAAAWGLVNESVPEDALDAAVARKVAEIVAKSPAAVRYGKQMFYRQRELPLDEAYAYAGDVMARNMMEEDAGEGIDAFLEKRKPTWRS; encoded by the coding sequence ATGGAACCCGATCAAGAGACTGCCGAGCCGATCCTGTTGCGCGACGCGCACGACGGCGTCGTCACGCTGCGGCTGAACCGGCCGCCACAGTTCAACGCGTTGTCGGAGGCGATGCTCGCGAGCCTGCACGACGCGTTCGAATCGCTGGCCGCCGATCCGCACGTGCGCTGCGTCGTGCTCGCCGCGCAAGGCAAGGCGTTCTGCGCGGGCCACGACCTGCGGCAGATGCGCGGCAAGCCCGAACTCGATTACTACCGCACGCTGTTCGCGCAATGCAGCCGCGTGATGCTCGCGATGCGCGCATTGCCGGTGCCGGTGATCGCGCGCGTGCAGGGGATCGCAACGGCGGCCGGCTGCCAGCTCGTCGCCGCGTGCGACCTTGCGATTGCGGCCGACACCGCGCGCTTTGCCGTGTCGGGCATCAACGTCGGGTTGTTCTGTTCGACGCCGGCCGTCGCGTTGAGCCGCAACGTCACCGCGAAGCGGGCGTTCGACATGCTCGTGACCGGGCGTTTCGTCGACGCGGCGACGGCCGCCGCGTGGGGGCTCGTCAACGAGTCCGTGCCCGAGGATGCGCTCGACGCGGCCGTCGCGCGCAAGGTCGCGGAGATCGTCGCGAAGAGCCCGGCGGCGGTGCGCTACGGCAAGCAGATGTTCTACCGGCAGCGCGAGTTGCCGCTCGACGAAGCCTATGCGTATGCGGGCGACGTGATGGCGCGCAACATGATGGAAGAGGACGCCGGAGAAGGGATCGATGCGTTCCTGGAGAAGCGCAAGCCGACGTGGCGGTCGTAG